The Ciona intestinalis chromosome 11, KH, whole genome shotgun sequence genome has a segment encoding these proteins:
- the LOC104266174 gene encoding transmembrane protein 134 isoform X3 produces the protein MENTQNNDKRIEDSPTIENVNVISIHKLDKGSADEDFSLKFAPRREHQSSTWSLNSSTASTTTTTHRWYRHPKVREHWKVVAASFVLFFIGICLCVVGIVLEALQVQLSGIFMLFVIGVVCFIPGVYHVIAVYYAVKGKRGFSFYNLPLFN, from the exons ATGGAGAATACGCAGAATAATGATAAACGTATTGAAGACAGTCCTACAATTGAAAATGTGAATGTTATTTCAATTCATAAACTTGACAAAGGCAGTGCTGATGAGGATTTCTCTTTAAA ATTTGCCCCGAGACGTGAACACCAAAGTAGTACATGGTCACTTAACAGTAGCACCGCGTCCACCACTACCACCACACACAG GTGGTACCGTCATCCTAAAGTTCGGGAACACTGGAAAGTGGTTGCCGCttcctttgttttattttttattggaatAT GTTTATGTGTGGTTGGTATTGTATTGGAAGCATTACAAGTGCAAT TGAGCGGTATTTTCATGCTTTTCGTGATTGGCGTTGTATGTTTCATACCTGGGG TATACCATGTGATAGCTGTGTATTACGCTGTGAAGGGAAAAAGAGGTTTCAGCTTCTATAATTTACCACTGTTCAACTGA
- the LOC100181711 gene encoding uncharacterized protein LOC100181711 produces MSVTDPLLKSLKYLIEEFYSVDEKVTDESPYLEQFCITVEKCFTKGMKPGQWLIPKDNGDSYRRKRLWQILESFETNGPVPYSISTAVNAALSNKRVRGKEGRLRYLIRHCLAHSSLHVLVEFLMTRRKELRDIYMVGDKENILTMLNVFGGGSSIMIHEQLSEQLRSLLLTCSTSLSFHLDLTNSFFLDETWKLPQTKSAEFVPTNELGIEMIYVQGHGIISRIKAGSVAAETPSLGVGDLLVEMNGHLLFPAAAGGEKDAKCVWRECKSRSKPCMLTVVKPRSPVTGGIYPPLKAILTEYHEWMDIYYKTRQQKLEDKNLRDEIKADVMSPLNENEKIPVLDPTAAENGSGGSYKVTYIGEVLTGEDGGVDQIESVIRQALNKRSDRTSFNVTITLTQIGVETGIGNHSQVEPLFNHKYADISSCGKIVTDDFHFCYIAGDTFCTLSKQFVGYVFRAETLAQSRAVLNGIYQGFKRTTWFM; encoded by the exons ATGTCGGTCACTGACCCTCTATTGaaaagtttgaaatatttgatcGAGGAATTTTATTCGGTTGATGAAAAAGTAACCGATGAAAGTCCGTATTTGGAACAGTTTTGTATAACTGTGGAGAAGTGTTTTACCAAGGGAATGAAACCAG GACAATGGTTGATTCCGAAAGACAATGGGGATTCATACAGAAGAAAAAGGTTGTGGCAGATTCTAGAATCCTTCGAAACCAACGGACCCGTCCCATATTCGATATCAACTGCTGTTAATGCTGCGTTGAGCAATAAAAG GGTACGGGGCAAGGAGGGCCGACTACGATATCTCATCCGACATTGCCTCGCACACAGCAGCTTACATGTGTTGGTGGAATTCCTTATGACAAGAAGGAAGGAACTGAGAGATATTTACATGGTGGGGGACAAGGAAAATATATTGACCATGCTCAATGTGTTTGGGGGAGGTAGCTCCATCATGATACATGAACAACTAAGTGAGCAGCTCAG GTCCCTCCTACTAACATGTTCCACCTCTCTTTCCTTCCATCTTGACCTCACTAATAGTTTCTTCCTGGATGAAACTTGGAAACTTCCACAAACTAAATCAGCCGAGTTTGTTCCAACCAATGAACTCGGGATAGAGATGATATATGTACAAG GTCATGGAATCATCAGTCGAATTAAAGCTGGCAGTGTAGCAGCGGAAACCCCAAGCCTTGGTGTCGGGGATCTCCTGGTTGAGATGAACGGACACCTCTTGTTCCCTGCTGCTGCTGGTGGTGAGAAAGACGCCAAGTGCGTGTGGAGGGAATGTAAAAGTCGCAGCAAGCCTTGTATGTTGACGGTGGTCAAACCGCGATCACCCGTCACTGGAGGCATATATCCCCCACTGAAAGCGATCCTCACAGAGTACCATGAATGGATGGACATCTATTATAAAACGCGGCAACAAAAACTTGAGGATAAAAACTTGAGGGATGAAATTAAAGCCGACGTGATGTCGCCACTGAATGAGAACGAGAAGATACCGGTCCTTGATCCGACAGCTGCAGAAAATGGGTCCGGGGGATCGTATAAAGTCACGTATATTGGTGAAGTATTGACAGGGGAGGATGGGGGGGTGGATCAGATTGAAAGCGTGATTCGGCAGGCTTTAAATAAAAGATCGGACAGAACTTCCTTTAATGTGACGATCACACTTACACAGATAGGGGTGGAGACGGGCATAGGAAACCACAGCCAAGTCGAACCACTGTTTAATCATAAATACGCTGATATATCAAGCTGTGGGAAGATTGTAACAGACGATTTCCACTTCTGCTACATAGCTGGCGACACCTTCTGTACATTGAGCAAGCAGTTTGTGGGATATGTGTTTAGAGCTGAAACATTGGCTCAATCAAGAGCTGTATTGAATGGTATCTACCAAGGGTTTAAACGCACTACATGGTTCATGTAA
- the LOC100184090 gene encoding leucine-rich repeat-containing G-protein coupled receptor 4-like has protein sequence MVSTYISYIGINLLCIISGVIAEKKVQLINAELSAGENFDAIELSHDDVMMMSRDSNEGFGFDFCPPKCQCYNGGLINCSRLALISVPKLPQSAVSIDLSLNDIQHISDGSFKDLPSLTTVDLSGNKLNAASFTNMSFAGSLSLQTLYLGYNNFHFVPQYLPKQILELALYNNKIANMSLTSLTNYPSIKYLRLDNNMITDVPGLLSQSTPNLTQLDLSFNQITDAGIKVNSFKGLTKLRTLNFRFNQMTKIPSNLPTSLLHFDMVGNPIQVIQPYAFQHQTKLETLEIWQSGLKTISDNSFYGLGDLTILDLMDCHVETKLTNKTLAGLSSVQTVDISLSNIPSIEVGAFKGLTALKQLWLNDNPLKTLPEGVFSHAFIPSISIIYLWGPMGV, from the exons ATGGTTTCTACCTATATCTCATATATTGGTATAAATCTTCTTTGTATTATAAGCGGTGTAATAGCAGAGAAAAAGGTACAGCTCATTAATGCGGAGTTATCAGCCGGCGAGAATTTTGATGCGATAGAATTAAGTCACGATGACgtaatgatgatgtcacgAGATAGCAACGAGGGATTTGGGTTTGACTTTTGCCCACCGAAATGTCAATGCTATAACGGTGGATTAATCAACTGTAGCAG GTTAGCTTTAATTTCCGTCCCGAAGCTTCCACAGTCAGCCGTCTCCATCGATCTCTCGTTAAACGACATCCAGCACATCAGCGATGGAAGTTTCAAAGATCTACCATCACTGACCACTGTTGATCTGAGTGGGAACAAACTTAATGCAGCAAGTTTCACGAACATG TCTTTCGCTGGAAGTTTAAGCTTACAAACCTTGTACCTTGGTTACAACAACTTCCATTTCGTACCTCAATATTTACCAAAGCAGATTCTCGAGTTGGCGCTTTACAATAATAAG ATTGCAAACATGTCTCTCACCTCACTAACAAACTACCCGTCAATCAAATACCTTCGACTCGACAACAACATGATAACAGACGTACCTGGTCTATTATCCCAATCAACTCCTAACTTGACGCAACTTGATCTTTCGTTCAATCAAATCACAGACGCGGGAATTAAAGTTAACAGTTTTAAAG GTCTAACGAAGCTTCGAACATTAAATTTTCGTTTCAACCAAATGACTAAAATACCTTCAAACCTTCCAACATCGTTGCTACATTTCGACATGGTTGGAAACCCCATTCAAGTTATTCAACCTTACGCTTTTCAACATCAAACTAAA CTTGAAACGCTTGAGATTTGGCAAagtggtttaaaaacaatatccGACAACTCATTCTATGGATTGGGAGATCTTACAATATTGGACCTGATGGATTGCCATGTTGAAACTAAACTAACCAACAAAACCTTGGCCGGGTTGTCTTCTGTACAGACGGTTGATATTAGTTTAAGTAATATACCATCGATTGAAGTTGGTGCATTCAAAGGCCTTACCGCCTTAAAG CAACTCTGGCTCAATGACAACCCACTCAAGACTTTACCCGAAGGTGTATTTTCACACGCATTCATTCCTTCCATATCTATAATATACTTATGGGGACCAATGGGTGTGTGA